The following are encoded together in the Phragmites australis chromosome 19, lpPhrAust1.1, whole genome shotgun sequence genome:
- the LOC133900738 gene encoding transcriptional corepressor SEUSS-like: protein MVPSGPPNPMGLGQPVGAAASLLRTSSSLLSGGQPGMGGGGGGGGMLSSQSPFSSLVSPRTQFGGNGLLGGASNVSSLLNRPSFGNGGSMPGGGMQMSTLQQRGVLDGAGDFVGAGGSDHLSFPSSSQVSFGNQMGSDNLQGTSQQQLDAVQDLQQQQQQQQLPMSYNQQQLPPQPPQQLQQPQASVKLENGGSMVGVKSEQQMGQPDQNGSTQMMRTAGGVKLEPQQLQAQMMRSLGAVKMEQPSSDSSAFLQQQQQQLMQLTKQIRNCPDLVSMGGPNTISNPQAAAAAQLSLLQQQRLLHMQQQQQQQILKNLPMQRNQLQQQQQQQQQQQQQQQQLLRQQSLNMRTLGKPAPYEPGTCAKRLTHYMYHQQNRPQDNNIEYWRNFVNEYFALNAKKRWCVSLYGSGRQTTGVFPQDVWHCEICNRKPGRGFETTVEVLPRLCQIKYASGTLEELLYIDMPRESQNASGQIILDYTKAIQESVFEQLRVVREGHLRIVFNPDLKIASWEFCARRHEELIPRRSIIPQVSNLGTVVQKYQTAVQNSTSLSAQEMQNNCNSFVASARQLAKALEVPLVNDLGYTKRYVRCLQIAEVVNCMKDLIDHSRQTGSGPIDSLHKFPRRTPSGVNPLQPQQQQPEQQQTILQSSNQSGQNSAPMTGVQASTSANGDAALNNSLNCAPSTSAPSPSVVGLLQSSMNSRQDHPMSSTNGGTYNGGGNATIPKVNSTSSLQSNPSTSYPSPIPTTSNNMMPAPQNTNQLNSPTTSSSIPPMQPPATRPQEPEPSESQSSVQRILQEMMMSSQMNGIGQSGNDAKRPNGLTPGVNGVNCLVGNAVTNNSGMGGMGFGAMGGLGHGMRGAMSNNAMAMGGRMGMNHSAHDLSQLGQLHQQQQQQQQHDIGHQLLGGLRSANSFNNIQYDWKPSQ, encoded by the exons ATGGTGCCATCGGGGCCGCCGAACCCGATGGGGCTGGGGCAACCGGTCGGTGCAGCAGCTTCGCTGCTCCGGACGAGCTCCAGCTTGCTCAGTGGTGGTCAGCCGGGAATGGGTggtggcggaggcggtggcggcatgCTTTCTTCGCAGTCACCGTTCTCTTCCCTGGTCTCGCCGCGCACACAGTTTGGCGGTAATGGCCTGCTTGGAGGTGCCTCTAATGTCTCCTCCTTGCTCAACCGGCCGTCGTTTGGGAATGGGGGCTCTATGCCAGGTGGTGGGATGCAGATGAGTACACTCCAGCAGAGAGGGGTGCTTGATGGTGCCGGCGATTTTGTTGGTGCGGGTGGGTCAGATCATCTctcgttcccatcctcctcgcaGGTTAGTTTTGGCAACCAGATGGGTTCAGATAACCTGCAGGGGACTTCGCAGCAGCAGCTGGATGCTGTGCAGGatttgcagcagcagcagcagcaacagcaactaCCAATGTCTTACAACCAGCAGCAGTTGCCTCCGCAACCGCCccagcagctccagcagccGCAAGCTTCAGTGAAGTTGGAGAATGGAGGCAGCATGGTTGGCGTCAAATCAGAACAGCAGATGGGACAACCTGACCAGAATGGTTCAACCCAGATGATGCGTACTGCTGGCGGTGTGAAACTTGAGCCTCAGCAGTTGCAAGCCCAGATGATGAGGAGTTTGGGTGCGGTAAAGATGGAGCAACCGAGTTCAGACTCATCAGCATTcctgcagcagcaacaacaacagttGATGCAACTGACAAAGCAGATTCGAAATTGTCCAGACCTTGTATCAATGGGTGGACCAAACACCATTTCAAACCCTCAAGCTGCTGCGGCCGCTCAATTGAGCCTCTTGCAACAGCAACGGCTCCTGCatatgcagcagcagcagcagcaacagattCTAAAGAACTTGCCTATGCAGAGAAATCAgttgcagcaacagcagcagcagcaacagcaacagcaacagcagcagcagcagttgcTTCGGCAACAGAGTCTAAACATGAGAACTCTTGGAAAGCCAGCTCCTTATGAGCCAGGAACCTGTGCAAAGAGATTGACCCATTACATGTATCATCAACAAAATCGACCACAA GATAACAATATCGAGTACTGGAGAAACTTTGTCAATGAGTATTTTGCTCTGAATGCAAAAAAGAGGTGGTGTGTATCTCTGTATGGAAGTGGTCGTCAAACTACTGGAGTTTTCCCTCAG GATGTATGGCACTGTGAGATTTGCAATAGGAAACCTGGCCGTGGCTTTG AGACAACAGTTGAGGTACTACCGCGATTATGCCAAATAAAATACGCCAGTGGTACGCTTGAAGAACTTTTGTACATCGACATGCCACGTGAGTCCCAGAATGCATCTGGTCAGATTATTTTGGACTACACGAAAGCAATCCAGGAAAGTGTCTTTGAGCAATTGCGTGTGGTACGTGAGGGGCATCTAAGGATAGTTTTTAATCCAGACCTCAAG ATTGCTTCTTGGGAGTTCTGTGCTAGGCGCCATGAGGAGCTTATTCCACGGAGATCTATAATACCGCAG GTTAGTAATCTCGGCACGGTTGTACAAAAGTACCAGACTGCAGTCCAAAATTCAACGAGTTTGTCAGCTCAGGAAATGCAGAATAATTGCAACTC GTTTGTTGCTTCTGCTCGTCAATTGGCTAAAGCACTGGAGGTGCCTTTGGTAAATGATTTAGGATACACAAAACGATATGTCCGCTGCCTTCAG ATTGCAGAGGTGGTTAACTGTATGAAGGATTTGATTGATCACAGCAGGCAGACTGGATCTGGACCGATTG ATAGCTTGCATAAGTTTCCCCGGAGGACTCCTTCAGGGGTCAACCCTCTTCAACCACAGCAGCAACAACCTGAGCAGCAGCAGACTATTCTCCAGAGTTCAAACCAGAGTGGTCAAAATTCTGCTCCTATGACCGGCGTGCAGGCTTCTACCTCTGCCAATGGTGATGCGGCATTAAATAATTCTCTCAATTGTGCACCTTCTACATCTGCGCCTTCTCCATCTGTCGTTGGGCTCTTGCAAAGTTCAATGAATTCTAGACAAGATCACCCAATGAGCAGCACTAATGGTGGTACATATAACGGTGGAGGCAATGCGACCATTCCCAAGGTGAACTCAACAAGCTCACTGCAGTCAAATCCGTCTACCTCTTACCCTTCCCCGATACCCACAACATCCAATAACATGATGCCTGCCCCTCAAAACACAAACCAACTAAACTCCCCAACTACATCATCAAGCATACCTCCGATGCAGCCACCTGCTACTCGACCTCAGGAGCCCGAGCCAAGTGAGTCCCAAAGTTCGGTTCAGAGGATCTTGCAGGAGATGATGATGTCATCGCAGATGAACGGTATTGGCCAGTCAGGAAATGATGCAAAGAGACCAAATGGACTAACCCCTGGTGTTAATGGGGTTAATTGCTTAGTTGGCAATGCCGTCACAAATAACTCGGGAATGGGAGGAATGGGGTTTGGGGCCATGGGCGGGCTTGGTCATGGGATGAGAGGGGCAATGTCAAACAATGCAATGGCAATGGGTGGAAGGATGGGAATGAATCACAGTGCACATGACCTATCACAGTTGGGCCAACtacatcagcagcagcagcagcagcagcagcatgacATAGGACACCAGCTATTGGGTGGACTTAGATCAGCAAACAGCTTCAATAACATCCAATATGATTGGAAACCCTCACAATAG